Proteins from a genomic interval of Petrotoga miotherma DSM 10691:
- a CDS encoding cobalamin B12-binding domain-containing protein: MSTKIRVLIAKPGLDGHDRGAKVLARTLRDAGMEVIYTGIRRTPEEIVEAAIQEDVDLIGLSILSGAHKKLCKKILNLLKEKEADIPVTLGGIIPEEDIPELKEMGIIEIFTPGTSLKEIVEKVKDIAMGRKV; encoded by the coding sequence ATGAGTACAAAAATCCGTGTATTAATAGCTAAACCAGGCCTCGATGGTCATGACCGCGGAGCCAAAGTTTTAGCAAGAACACTAAGAGACGCTGGAATGGAAGTAATATACACAGGCATAAGAAGAACCCCAGAAGAAATTGTTGAAGCGGCAATACAAGAAGATGTTGATTTAATTGGTTTATCTATACTTTCAGGTGCACACAAGAAGTTGTGTAAAAAAATACTAAATTTACTAAAGGAAAAGGAAGCTGATATACCCGTTACCCTCGGGGGAATCATTCCAGAAGAAGATATCCCAGAACTAAAGGAAATGGGCATAATCGAAATTTTTACCCCAGGTACCTCGTTAAAAGAAATCGTAGAGAAGGTGAAAGATATTGCAATGGGCAGAAAAGTATGA
- a CDS encoding RNA-guided endonuclease InsQ/TnpB family protein encodes KSSRQSFRVPQHIQLYENEGNDKYEILFVPKFKEGIKVRVHRKIDPNAKIKNCTFIKTTTGKYFVSITFQVEGSYPERDIDYENSIGMDMGLKDLVVLSDGTKVKAPKVLRKYERKLKHAYKIFSSKEQGSKNWDKAKLEVARIHEKIKNTRENFLHKLTKEISENQADVFVVETLNIRGMLKNRKLSKSISDSGWYQFKTFLKYKAERLGKKVIEIGMFELSSKTCSVCGYKNVDLKLSDREWICPECGTKHDRDINAAVNIRRFGIEQLVVV; translated from the coding sequence AAATCAAGTAGACAATCGTTTAGAGTTCCACAACATATACAACTATATGAAAATGAGGGTAATGATAAATACGAAATTCTTTTCGTACCAAAATTTAAAGAAGGTATTAAAGTAAGAGTACATCGAAAAATCGATCCAAATGCAAAGATAAAAAATTGTACTTTCATTAAAACTACAACAGGTAAGTACTTTGTCTCTATAACATTCCAAGTAGAAGGTTCTTACCCTGAAAGAGATATAGACTACGAAAACTCAATCGGTATGGATATGGGACTTAAAGATCTTGTTGTATTATCCGATGGAACAAAGGTTAAAGCTCCTAAAGTCTTACGCAAATACGAAAGAAAACTAAAACATGCATATAAAATTTTTTCAAGCAAAGAACAAGGTTCTAAGAATTGGGACAAGGCAAAATTAGAAGTTGCTAGAATACATGAGAAAATTAAAAATACACGAGAGAATTTTCTGCATAAACTAACGAAAGAAATCAGTGAGAACCAAGCTGATGTCTTCGTTGTGGAAACTCTCAATATAAGAGGTATGCTTAAAAATCGTAAACTATCAAAGAGTATTTCAGATTCAGGATGGTATCAATTCAAAACATTCCTAAAATACAAAGCAGAGAGGTTAGGCAAAAAGGTAATCGAGATAGGAATGTTTGAACTTTCGTCTAAGACTTGTAGTGTATGTGGATATAAGAACGTAGATTTGAAACTCTCTGATAGAGAATGGATATGTCCTGAATGTGGAACTAAACATGATAGAGATATAAATGCTGCTGTTAATATTAGGCGGTTTGGAATAGAACAGCTAGTTGTTGTATAA
- a CDS encoding ArgK/MeaB family GTPase → MQWAEKYEQLLPKFKAQNKTALAKMISLLEDNYLQTWEIISRLHSDIQPKNSYVIGITGSPGVGKSSFISRLVSFYSNKGQNIGIILIDPSSPFSGGAFLGDRVRMFDLTNSSNVYIRSIASRGAMGGVCNSIYDIIDVMKAFGFDTIIIETVGTGQSEIDIFYACDNTLLILSPDSGDEIQIYKAGIMEIADCYIVNKIDLPNSKRFLMYLENYLDSQNKDDKKVFSVSSTENKGFEKVYQWLESSRKYFQIHNSKENLRKKSRVKNYLFHLIENFLEGYSLENQDVDSLKKDVIAFICEEEGNNGTQN, encoded by the coding sequence TTGCAATGGGCAGAAAAGTATGAACAATTACTTCCAAAATTTAAAGCCCAGAATAAAACTGCTTTAGCGAAGATGATATCTCTATTAGAAGATAATTATTTGCAAACCTGGGAAATTATTTCTCGATTACATTCGGATATTCAACCAAAAAATTCATATGTAATAGGTATTACAGGGAGTCCTGGCGTTGGAAAAAGCTCTTTTATCTCAAGATTAGTCTCATTTTACTCCAATAAAGGTCAGAATATTGGAATAATATTGATTGATCCCAGCAGTCCTTTCAGTGGTGGGGCTTTTTTGGGAGATAGGGTAAGAATGTTTGATTTAACCAACTCTTCTAACGTTTATATCAGAAGTATAGCAAGTAGAGGTGCAATGGGGGGAGTCTGCAATTCAATTTATGATATCATAGATGTAATGAAGGCATTTGGCTTCGATACAATAATCATAGAAACAGTGGGAACCGGTCAATCAGAGATCGATATATTCTATGCTTGTGACAATACTCTTTTAATATTATCTCCTGATTCTGGTGACGAAATTCAAATTTATAAGGCAGGAATAATGGAAATAGCCGATTGCTATATTGTCAACAAGATAGATCTACCTAATTCCAAAAGGTTTTTAATGTACTTAGAAAATTATTTAGATTCACAAAACAAAGATGATAAAAAAGTTTTTAGTGTTAGTTCTACTGAAAACAAAGGATTTGAAAAAGTTTACCAATGGTTAGAATCGAGCAGAAAATACTTTCAAATCCATAATTCAAAAGAAAATTTAAGAAAAAAAAGTCGTGTTAAAAACTATCTTTTCCATCTGATAGAAAATTTCTTGGAAGGTTATTCTTTAGAAAATCAAGATGTCGATTCCCTTAAAAAAGACGTTATAGCATTCATCTGTGAAGAGGAGGGAAACAATGGAACCCAAAATTGA
- the rpsR gene encoding 30S ribosomal protein S18 yields MAYVKRERKKVKKCKLCRDNVEYIDYKDVRKLKEFMNDKGKILPKRINGNCAKHQRMVRRAIHRARKMMLVPYVNE; encoded by the coding sequence ATGGCTTACGTTAAAAGGGAAAGAAAAAAAGTAAAAAAATGCAAATTATGTAGAGATAACGTTGAATATATTGATTACAAAGATGTTAGAAAATTGAAGGAGTTTATGAACGATAAGGGAAAAATCCTTCCAAAAAGGATAAATGGAAATTGTGCCAAACATCAAAGAATGGTTCGAAGAGCGATTCATCGTGCTAGAAAAATGATGCTGGTTCCTTATGTGAACGAGTGA
- the mce gene encoding methylmalonyl-CoA epimerase — MEPKIDHIGIAVNSIEEASKLYRDLLHVEKSAEEFLEDRGIKVTFLYIKDVRIELMEPMREDSEISNFLKKRGEGFHHIAYQVDNIKMVLENAKKLGYKTLSDEPNRGAGGSLVFFLHPTSANGILTEFVEYQK; from the coding sequence ATGGAACCCAAAATTGACCACATTGGAATTGCTGTCAATTCCATAGAAGAAGCATCCAAGTTGTATAGGGACTTGCTTCACGTTGAAAAAAGTGCAGAAGAGTTCCTTGAAGATAGGGGTATAAAAGTTACCTTTTTGTACATAAAAGATGTTAGAATAGAACTTATGGAACCTATGAGAGAGGACTCTGAAATATCAAATTTTTTAAAAAAACGAGGCGAGGGATTCCACCATATCGCATATCAAGTAGATAACATTAAAATGGTCTTAGAAAACGCAAAAAAACTTGGTTATAAAACCTTATCTGATGAACCTAATCGAGGAGCGGGTGGAAGTTTAGTCTTCTTTTTACATCCTACATCTGCTAACGGTATTTTAACCGAGTTTGTCGAATATCAAAAATAA
- a CDS encoding MBL fold metallo-hydrolase: MEFLIRSKALYTTWVFYKPDRILFDAGEGVSAELGNKIYGIEKIILTHSHVDHIAGLWGIINTRNNAMGNRNKKLEIYYPKGSENISEYLKFISKMNKRLRYETDFKEMTLSDTIPLNNKRFIKPFKTRHTPGETSFGYQILEQRKRLKQEYRELKESEIKDLIINKKEDILENYIANILTISGDSLPIPPNFAKNCGTLVHECTFFDEKDRKIRNHTSLSELKNLINISKPKRVIIYHVSSRYNSKIKLVKEEMNKEFPNIQINIVHPERVFKI, translated from the coding sequence TTGGAGTTTTTAATAAGATCAAAGGCATTATATACGACATGGGTTTTTTATAAGCCTGATAGAATACTTTTCGATGCTGGTGAAGGGGTTAGTGCAGAGTTAGGAAACAAAATATATGGCATTGAAAAGATTATTTTAACACACTCCCACGTAGATCATATAGCTGGATTATGGGGTATCATTAACACTCGTAATAACGCTATGGGGAATAGAAATAAAAAACTTGAAATTTATTATCCAAAGGGATCGGAAAATATTAGTGAGTATTTAAAATTCATAAGTAAAATGAATAAAAGATTAAGATACGAAACAGATTTTAAGGAAATGACATTATCGGATACGATCCCTCTAAACAACAAAAGATTTATAAAACCCTTTAAAACAAGACACACCCCTGGAGAAACCTCTTTTGGTTACCAAATTTTAGAACAAAGAAAAAGACTAAAACAAGAGTATAGAGAACTAAAAGAATCAGAAATAAAAGATCTAATAATCAATAAAAAGGAAGACATTTTAGAAAATTACATTGCCAATATATTGACTATAAGCGGGGATTCTTTACCTATTCCGCCTAATTTCGCAAAAAATTGTGGAACGCTGGTTCATGAATGTACCTTTTTTGATGAAAAGGATAGAAAAATTAGAAACCATACCTCCCTATCAGAATTAAAAAATTTAATAAACATCTCCAAGCCTAAAAGAGTCATCATATACCATGTCTCAAGTAGGTACAACAGCAAAATTAAGTTAGTCAAAGAAGAAATGAATAAAGAATTTCCAAATATACAAATAAATATCGTTCACCCAGAAAGAGTTTTCAAAATCTAA
- a CDS encoding acyl-CoA carboxylase subunit beta, whose amino-acid sequence MPDEELTQKIEELRKKKESLLVGGGKERIEKQHKMGKLTARERIEALVDEGTFEEIDMLVKHRCTYFDLDKKEFPYDGVVTGFGEINGKKVAIFSQDFTIQGGSLGEMHAKKIMKLQDLAMKYGIPLIGINDSGGARIQEAVDALYGYGGIFYRNTQASGVIPQITVIAGPCAGGAVYSPAITDFVIMVDQTSQMFITGPQVIKTVTGENIDKENLGGAKIHNSKSGVAHLLAKDDEEAMELVRKLLSYIPSNNMDPVEPTDYDKSYELPEEINEIVSPNPKKSYDVKDLIKLVFDPGTFFEIHPHFAKNMVVGFARLEGKSVGIIANQPKILAGSLDIDASDKAARFIRFCDSFNIPIITFVDTPGYLPGVSQEHGGIIRHGAKLLYAYSESTVPMITVILRKAYGGAYIAMASQHLGADFVFAYPTAEIAVMGSEGAANIIFAKEIENSENPEETRKKRVEEYKERFANPYEAASRGYIEDVIEPIETRKKLSASLSIAYSKVKPTPSKKHGNIPL is encoded by the coding sequence ATGCCAGATGAAGAACTAACTCAAAAAATAGAAGAGTTGAGAAAAAAGAAAGAATCCCTTCTTGTTGGAGGAGGGAAAGAGAGAATAGAAAAACAACATAAAATGGGTAAGTTAACAGCCCGTGAAAGAATAGAAGCTCTCGTAGATGAAGGTACTTTTGAAGAAATCGATATGTTAGTTAAACATAGATGTACATACTTTGATTTAGATAAAAAAGAATTTCCATACGATGGAGTTGTCACAGGATTTGGAGAGATCAACGGCAAAAAAGTTGCAATTTTTTCCCAAGATTTCACCATTCAAGGTGGATCCCTTGGAGAAATGCATGCAAAGAAAATAATGAAATTACAAGATTTGGCAATGAAATACGGCATTCCTTTAATCGGAATAAACGACTCTGGAGGAGCCAGAATACAGGAAGCGGTTGATGCTCTATATGGCTACGGTGGAATCTTCTATAGAAACACCCAGGCTTCTGGTGTAATCCCACAAATAACTGTTATAGCAGGCCCGTGTGCAGGAGGAGCGGTTTATTCTCCAGCGATAACTGATTTCGTAATTATGGTTGATCAAACTTCCCAAATGTTCATCACCGGCCCTCAGGTTATAAAAACTGTGACTGGAGAAAACATTGATAAAGAGAATCTGGGTGGGGCAAAGATTCATAACTCAAAAAGTGGTGTTGCCCACCTTTTGGCAAAAGACGATGAGGAAGCCATGGAACTTGTCAGAAAGCTACTTTCTTACATACCTTCAAACAATATGGATCCTGTAGAACCCACTGATTACGATAAAAGCTACGAATTACCTGAAGAAATAAACGAAATAGTTTCACCTAACCCGAAAAAAAGTTACGATGTAAAAGATTTAATCAAATTAGTATTCGATCCCGGTACTTTCTTCGAAATTCATCCTCATTTTGCCAAAAATATGGTTGTAGGATTTGCCAGATTGGAAGGAAAATCTGTTGGAATCATTGCCAACCAACCAAAAATCTTGGCCGGTTCGCTCGATATCGATGCTTCCGATAAAGCAGCCAGATTTATAAGATTCTGTGATTCTTTTAATATACCTATTATAACCTTTGTTGACACACCTGGATATTTACCAGGAGTATCACAAGAACACGGAGGAATAATTAGACATGGAGCAAAGCTTTTGTATGCTTATTCTGAATCCACAGTTCCAATGATTACTGTAATTCTTAGAAAAGCCTACGGTGGAGCATATATTGCAATGGCTTCACAACATTTAGGCGCTGATTTCGTATTTGCCTATCCAACTGCGGAAATAGCTGTTATGGGATCCGAAGGAGCAGCAAACATTATCTTTGCAAAAGAGATAGAAAATTCCGAAAATCCGGAAGAAACGAGAAAAAAACGCGTAGAAGAATACAAAGAGCGGTTTGCAAATCCCTATGAAGCAGCCTCAAGGGGTTATATAGAAGATGTTATAGAACCCATCGAAACAAGAAAAAAATTATCTGCTTCTCTCTCTATAGCTTACTCAAAGGTAAAACCAACTCCATCTAAAAAGCATGGAAATATTCCTTTATGA
- a CDS encoding potassium channel family protein, with translation MNETLALKIRRFVISIIIFVLIVFTGTVGYMVLEDWVFLDSLFFTIITLSTVGYDIPADLSRVSHIFTMALILSGITVVLYSLSTLTSFIVEGEMRNVLEVRKRMKKIDGMNNHYIVVGAGKTGFFVCQNLLKEKKDFILLDKSEERAQQFLKEINAEIPYFIGDAKNETVLEEVGVKRADSIILTLPSDVDNLFVALTVKSIVPKINIISKVNDPESVKKLSYAGINKIVLESEISGNRLAYMATRPNIVSFLETIIHTPEKDLQLEEVDIPKNSWVIGKSLKEIALPDKVDMIVIAVRKKDNNSIFNPKANTIIEEGDVIIVLGEDSKIKRLREIVEQDSYQLS, from the coding sequence ATGAATGAAACTCTCGCTTTAAAAATAAGACGATTTGTGATATCCATTATAATTTTTGTTCTAATAGTCTTTACTGGAACGGTAGGGTATATGGTACTGGAAGATTGGGTTTTTTTAGACTCTCTATTTTTTACTATAATCACATTGAGTACCGTTGGATACGATATACCTGCCGATCTATCGAGAGTTTCACATATATTTACAATGGCATTGATCCTCTCTGGAATAACGGTAGTTTTATACTCTCTTTCAACCCTAACCTCCTTCATTGTTGAAGGTGAGATGAGAAACGTTTTGGAGGTAAGAAAAAGGATGAAAAAAATAGATGGTATGAATAATCATTATATTGTTGTAGGAGCCGGTAAAACAGGATTTTTTGTCTGTCAAAATCTGTTAAAAGAGAAAAAAGATTTTATCCTATTGGACAAATCAGAAGAAAGAGCCCAACAATTTCTAAAAGAAATAAATGCGGAAATTCCATATTTTATTGGTGACGCAAAAAATGAAACGGTGCTGGAAGAAGTTGGAGTCAAAAGAGCCGATAGCATCATATTAACCCTACCTTCCGATGTGGATAACTTGTTTGTTGCTTTAACGGTGAAAAGTATAGTTCCTAAAATCAACATTATTTCAAAAGTCAACGACCCAGAATCGGTGAAGAAACTTTCTTATGCCGGGATCAACAAGATCGTTCTTGAATCTGAAATCTCCGGTAATAGATTAGCCTATATGGCAACCCGGCCTAACATTGTATCGTTTCTTGAAACGATAATACACACACCTGAAAAAGATTTACAGCTGGAAGAGGTGGATATACCCAAAAACTCTTGGGTAATTGGTAAATCCCTTAAAGAAATAGCCCTACCCGACAAGGTAGATATGATTGTGATAGCCGTAAGAAAAAAGGATAATAACAGCATATTTAATCCTAAGGCAAATACAATAATAGAAGAAGGAGACGTGATAATAGTACTGGGGGAAGATTCTAAAATCAAAAGATTGCGAGAGATAGTTGAGCAAGATAGTTACCAGCTAAGCTGA
- the rplI gene encoding 50S ribosomal protein L9, whose amino-acid sequence MKVLLLEDVAKLGRKGEIKEVSDGYARNYLIPKNLAVEATDGYIKHIKENKKIEDKKKENLRKRSEEILEKLKDTKIEIKAKAGEKGKLFGAVTAQDISEKIEELLDEKFDKTWFDEKVNIKELGTHTLKVKLPQAVRGEIKVVIKSENE is encoded by the coding sequence ATGAAAGTATTGTTGCTGGAAGATGTGGCAAAATTAGGGAGAAAAGGTGAAATAAAAGAGGTATCTGATGGATACGCAAGGAATTATCTGATTCCAAAAAATTTGGCTGTTGAAGCAACCGATGGTTATATAAAGCACATAAAAGAAAACAAAAAAATAGAAGACAAAAAGAAGGAAAACCTAAGAAAAAGAAGCGAAGAAATTTTAGAAAAATTAAAAGATACAAAAATAGAAATAAAAGCAAAAGCTGGAGAAAAAGGCAAACTTTTTGGTGCTGTAACAGCTCAAGATATATCCGAGAAAATAGAAGAATTACTCGATGAAAAATTTGATAAAACTTGGTTTGATGAAAAGGTAAACATAAAAGAATTAGGAACTCACACTTTAAAAGTGAAACTCCCTCAAGCTGTGAGAGGGGAAATAAAGGTAGTAATTAAATCAGAAAACGAATAA
- a CDS encoding single-stranded DNA-binding protein, protein MSISYNKVILVGRLTRDPEIRSTMNGNNVANFHLAVDRRTSNNQDGTDFIKIVAFGKQADFASNYLKKGKLILVEGSLHINQWTDRDNIKRETAEIWANRMNFMETKKAQQANEFSDMDIRVEEGFSEKERISDNDNTIEEIDDDALLENDALLEESFSDLENHLSSDDKPI, encoded by the coding sequence ATGTCTATTTCTTATAATAAAGTTATTTTGGTTGGAAGATTAACCAGAGATCCAGAGATACGCTCTACTATGAATGGAAATAACGTTGCAAACTTTCACTTAGCTGTTGACAGACGTACTTCAAATAATCAAGATGGTACAGATTTCATAAAAATCGTGGCTTTTGGTAAACAAGCAGATTTTGCATCAAACTATTTAAAAAAAGGAAAGTTGATCCTAGTAGAAGGATCACTTCATATTAATCAATGGACAGATAGAGATAATATTAAAAGAGAAACCGCAGAAATTTGGGCTAATAGAATGAATTTTATGGAAACAAAAAAGGCTCAACAAGCTAACGAATTTTCTGATATGGACATTAGGGTGGAAGAAGGATTCTCAGAGAAAGAGAGAATTTCAGACAATGATAATACGATCGAAGAAATAGATGATGACGCTTTACTCGAGAACGATGCTCTCTTAGAAGAAAGCTTTAGTGATCTCGAAAATCATCTTTCTTCAGATGATAAACCTATCTGA
- a CDS encoding SPFH domain-containing protein translates to MLVILIIVVLFLIFIAAMSLKIIRPYEKGLVERLGKFHRQVDSGLNFIMPFIERITKVDLREMVIDVPPQEVITRDNVIVTVDAIIYYEVTDAYRVVYNVGDFTSAAVKLAQTNLRNVIGELELDQTLTSRERINTKLREVLDEATDKWGVRITRVEIKKIDPPQDIMDAMSKQMKAERMKRAVILEAEGYKQSQITKAEGDRNAAILKAEGEAEAVKKKADAQKYKLSIEADGEAEAILKVFDSIHKGNPTKDLITIRYFEALKAISDGKSTKVFMPYEISGILSSVAAMADISKNDTIPDSNPENKE, encoded by the coding sequence ATGTTGGTAATATTGATAATAGTAGTTCTATTTTTGATTTTTATTGCAGCAATGAGTTTGAAAATTATACGTCCTTACGAAAAAGGGTTAGTAGAAAGATTAGGGAAGTTTCATAGACAGGTTGATTCTGGATTAAATTTCATCATGCCTTTCATAGAAAGAATAACCAAAGTAGATTTAAGAGAAATGGTGATCGATGTTCCACCTCAAGAGGTTATCACTAGGGATAACGTTATAGTTACTGTTGATGCCATTATATATTACGAGGTAACTGATGCTTATAGAGTAGTCTACAACGTTGGAGATTTTACATCTGCCGCTGTTAAATTAGCTCAAACAAATCTAAGGAACGTTATAGGAGAATTAGAATTAGACCAAACATTAACCTCTAGGGAAAGAATCAACACAAAACTCAGAGAAGTATTAGATGAAGCTACCGATAAATGGGGAGTAAGAATTACCAGAGTAGAGATTAAAAAGATCGATCCGCCTCAAGACATTATGGATGCAATGAGCAAACAAATGAAAGCCGAAAGAATGAAAAGAGCTGTAATCTTAGAAGCTGAAGGGTACAAACAGTCACAAATTACCAAAGCGGAAGGAGACAGAAACGCCGCGATATTAAAAGCAGAAGGTGAGGCGGAAGCCGTTAAGAAAAAAGCAGACGCTCAAAAGTATAAATTAAGTATCGAAGCAGATGGAGAAGCTGAGGCAATTCTTAAAGTTTTCGACTCAATTCATAAGGGTAATCCTACAAAAGATTTGATAACTATAAGATATTTTGAGGCATTAAAAGCAATTTCAGACGGAAAATCAACAAAGGTCTTTATGCCTTATGAAATTTCGGGAATATTGAGTTCTGTAGCTGCTATGGCAGATATTTCGAAAAACGATACAATTCCTGATAGCAACCCAGAAAATAAAGAATAA
- a CDS encoding NfeD family protein, protein MGQWGVWVIFAIIFAVAEAILPSFFFLWFAIGAGVAAITSLFISSVVLNLVIFLTVSFLLWISTRKIVQNMYKGSSTIKPYQDQFVGMKAKVDKIDDKGRIIVKIKGDEWRAYPEDEETHFNVGDDVTITKKSANFVYIKKNKATENNQKEEIEE, encoded by the coding sequence ATGGGTCAATGGGGCGTGTGGGTTATTTTTGCAATAATTTTTGCAGTTGCTGAAGCTATACTTCCATCTTTTTTCTTTCTATGGTTTGCTATAGGAGCTGGGGTGGCAGCTATTACTTCTTTATTTATTTCATCGGTTGTTTTAAATTTGGTAATATTCTTAACCGTTTCTTTTTTGTTATGGATCTCAACGAGAAAAATCGTACAAAATATGTACAAAGGTTCTTCTACCATAAAACCTTATCAAGATCAATTTGTTGGTATGAAAGCTAAGGTGGATAAGATTGATGATAAAGGAAGAATCATCGTTAAAATAAAGGGAGACGAATGGAGAGCATATCCGGAAGATGAAGAAACCCATTTTAATGTGGGAGATGATGTTACAATCACAAAAAAAAGTGCTAATTTTGTGTATATAAAAAAAAACAAAGCCACTGAAAATAATCAAAAAGAAGAGATAGAGGAATAG
- the rpsF gene encoding 30S ribosomal protein S6, producing the protein MGKRYYETMFVIRTDIPEEERNALAEKVRGWIEGQLEGEVEEFTRWGVRKLAYRTQKGKFTEGDYTYIIYKADPEKVNQLDDLFKVNQEIFRFQTIRREDLEKKVRKTQKESKIKVEEPETSEEI; encoded by the coding sequence GTGGGAAAAAGATACTATGAAACAATGTTTGTCATTAGAACAGACATTCCTGAAGAGGAAAGAAATGCTTTGGCAGAAAAGGTGAGAGGTTGGATAGAAGGCCAACTGGAAGGTGAAGTCGAAGAGTTCACGAGATGGGGTGTAAGAAAATTAGCCTATAGAACTCAAAAAGGTAAATTTACAGAAGGAGATTACACTTACATCATATACAAAGCTGATCCAGAAAAGGTTAACCAACTGGATGATCTTTTTAAAGTTAACCAAGAGATTTTTAGGTTCCAAACGATTAGAAGAGAAGATCTTGAAAAAAAAGTAAGAAAAACTCAGAAAGAATCAAAAATAAAGGTAGAAGAACCAGAAACTAGTGAAGAAATTTAA
- a CDS encoding OadG family transporter subunit, with protein sequence MKNVWFIALMGISIVFLLLIILMTIIWLFRFFFKSKNSNNLPGKSSLGKPQKEYIKPPQVKRIENHEKRDEEELFAIVSAITTYLTHKEFKIESIKEVSNKELESKREIKTRWMKHEPSISWRPYYKKRWR encoded by the coding sequence ATGAAAAATGTATGGTTTATTGCGTTAATGGGAATATCTATAGTTTTTTTATTGTTAATAATTTTAATGACGATTATTTGGCTTTTTCGCTTTTTCTTTAAAAGTAAAAATAGTAATAATTTACCGGGCAAATCAAGTTTAGGAAAACCTCAAAAAGAGTACATAAAGCCACCACAAGTTAAAAGAATTGAAAACCATGAAAAAAGAGATGAAGAAGAACTTTTTGCTATCGTTTCAGCTATAACTACTTATCTTACTCATAAAGAATTCAAAATTGAAAGTATTAAAGAAGTTTCAAACAAAGAGTTAGAATCAAAAAGGGAAATTAAAACAAGATGGATGAAACATGAACCTTCTATTTCTTGGAGACCTTATTACAAAAAAAGGTGGAGGTAA
- a CDS encoding biotin/lipoyl-containing protein, giving the protein MKRKFKVTINDKTYEVEVEEIGSENTNEEKIKQTEERTSEKEKFSESPKPTVDKKNEKRAKKKPTKKQKDEEEKIPEESTKRETDAGYEVKAPLPGVINEINVKEGQSVKAGDKLVIIEAMKMENEIPAENDGIVEKILVKRGDSVEGDQTLMIIR; this is encoded by the coding sequence TTGAAAAGAAAATTCAAAGTTACTATAAACGATAAAACCTATGAGGTTGAAGTTGAGGAAATAGGCTCTGAAAATACTAACGAAGAAAAAATAAAACAAACAGAAGAAAGAACCTCTGAAAAAGAGAAATTTAGTGAGTCTCCCAAACCTACTGTCGACAAAAAAAACGAAAAAAGAGCCAAGAAAAAACCTACGAAAAAACAAAAAGATGAAGAGGAAAAGATCCCTGAGGAGTCAACTAAAAGAGAAACAGACGCCGGTTATGAGGTCAAAGCTCCTCTTCCAGGAGTAATTAACGAAATAAATGTGAAAGAAGGACAGAGCGTTAAAGCTGGAGATAAGCTTGTCATAATAGAAGCAATGAAGATGGAAAATGAAATACCAGCCGAAAACGACGGTATAGTTGAAAAAATTTTGGTAAAAAGAGGGGACAGCGTCGAGGGGGATCAAACATTAATGATTATAAGGTAA